In the genome of Myxococcus stipitatus, one region contains:
- a CDS encoding lysylphosphatidylglycerol synthase domain-containing protein yields the protein MDNVRGEMSLGRPMRAAVMAPPVGVPWKRRAAGWLRPLFAMMGLGMLALLVRRVGPRELGQVLLDAAPWLPWVALLEVGRQAMDALATRAAYGAKAEHVPLRHLARAQLIGTAVSSMAPAGRAAAEATKAALLSPHMGGATATAAAATSQAASLAAGGFISFPCAAASYVLTGWSAFTFAMLGHGVLLVGASVGMRACMRARRPCSWLARRSQRLAHHTEQFRETACHGALLPWGPMLAFLSSRGLQVAQYAVLTHAVGIDTSLVQALFSQGLYLCALAVGSLVPGQVGVSDGAFALAAGVLDTTTARAMSVALLNHLVQLVFVLAGALTPLVWRQPAAPRPASPSPVYR from the coding sequence GTGGACAACGTGCGCGGGGAGATGTCCCTGGGGCGGCCGATGCGGGCCGCGGTGATGGCGCCGCCGGTGGGGGTGCCCTGGAAGCGAAGGGCGGCGGGATGGCTCAGGCCCCTGTTCGCGATGATGGGGCTGGGCATGCTGGCGCTCCTGGTGCGCCGCGTGGGCCCGAGGGAGCTGGGCCAGGTCCTCCTGGACGCGGCGCCGTGGCTGCCGTGGGTGGCGCTGCTGGAGGTGGGGCGTCAGGCCATGGACGCGCTCGCCACGCGGGCCGCGTATGGCGCCAAGGCGGAGCACGTCCCCTTGCGGCACCTGGCGCGCGCGCAGCTCATCGGCACCGCGGTGTCCAGCATGGCGCCCGCGGGCCGCGCGGCGGCGGAGGCCACCAAGGCCGCGCTCCTCTCCCCGCACATGGGCGGCGCCACGGCGACGGCGGCGGCGGCCACCTCCCAGGCCGCGTCACTGGCCGCGGGCGGCTTCATCTCCTTTCCCTGCGCGGCGGCGTCCTATGTGCTGACGGGGTGGTCCGCCTTCACCTTCGCGATGTTGGGCCATGGCGTGCTGCTGGTGGGGGCCTCGGTGGGGATGCGCGCGTGCATGCGAGCGCGGCGTCCGTGCTCCTGGCTCGCGCGTCGCTCCCAGCGCCTGGCCCACCACACGGAGCAGTTCCGCGAGACGGCGTGCCACGGCGCGCTCCTCCCGTGGGGGCCCATGCTGGCCTTCTTGAGCAGCCGGGGCCTCCAGGTGGCCCAGTACGCGGTGCTCACGCACGCGGTGGGCATCGACACGTCCCTGGTGCAGGCGCTGTTCTCCCAGGGGCTCTACCTGTGCGCGCTGGCGGTGGGCTCGCTGGTGCCGGGGCAGGTGGGCGTGAGCGACGGGGCCTTCGCGCTGGCGGCGGGCGTGCTGGACACCACCACGGCGCGCGCGATGTCCGTGGCGCTCCTGAATCACCTGGTGCAGCTCGTCTTCGTCCTGGCGGGCGCGCTCACGCCGCTGGTGTGGCGGCAGCCCGCGGCGCCTCGGCCGGCTTCACCGTCACCGGTGTACCGTTGA
- a CDS encoding molybdopterin oxidoreductase family protein — protein MSTTEASRVHFRTCNLCEAMCGLRIELKGERITSIRGDDEDPFSRGHVCPKALALKDLHEDPDRLRHPLRRKATGWEQVSWSEALDEAARKLHAVQEAHGKDAVATYLGNPNVHNLGNMVFAPALVKTLRSRNRFSATSVDQLPHQFVSYAMFGHQLLIPIPDLDHTKHLLVLGANPLASNGSLMTAPDIRARLRALQERGGKLVVVDPRRTETAAIADTHVFIRPGTDALLLLALVHVALVEHPPRPHHLSTRLEGLDAVKALVRDFPPERAARYTGVSAEVIRGLARDFITAESAVCYGRMGLSTQPFGSLCQWLINVLNITTGNLDRRGGAMFTQPAFDIVGGPRAMALGRGSLGRWRSRVRGLPEFGGELPSAVMAEEMLTPGDGRIRALVTLAGNPVLSTPNGARLERALAGLDFMVSLDPYLNETTRHAHLILPPVSPLERGHYDVAFHALAVRNTAKYSPPLFEPAPDAHEDWQTTLELQHRLENLRRGRPSLRKTLLHQTLRRMGPERLLDIGLRMGPYGARFNPLRKGLSLAKLRESPHGVDLGPLQPCLPGRLQTKDRRIHLAPEVLLADLQRLRDTFPESPAPGVETADGRLLLIGRRHLRDNNSWMHNVRGLVKGKPRCTLMMHPDDAARLGLSDGMDAIVTSRVGEVTVPVAVTDDIMPGVVSLPHGYGHRREGTGQRIAAEHAGISHNDLTDELAVDAPSGNAAFNGTPVTVKPAEAPRAAATPAA, from the coding sequence ATGAGCACCACGGAAGCGTCCCGGGTTCATTTCCGCACGTGCAACCTGTGCGAGGCGATGTGTGGGCTTCGCATCGAGCTGAAGGGCGAGCGCATCACCTCCATCCGAGGCGACGACGAGGACCCGTTCAGCCGAGGCCACGTCTGCCCCAAGGCGCTGGCGCTCAAGGACCTGCACGAGGACCCGGACCGGCTGCGCCACCCGCTGCGGCGCAAGGCCACGGGCTGGGAGCAGGTGTCCTGGAGCGAGGCGCTGGACGAGGCCGCGCGCAAGCTGCACGCGGTGCAGGAGGCCCACGGCAAGGACGCGGTGGCCACGTACCTGGGCAACCCCAACGTGCACAACCTGGGCAACATGGTGTTCGCGCCCGCGCTGGTGAAGACGCTGCGCTCGCGCAACCGCTTCTCCGCGACGTCGGTGGACCAGCTGCCGCACCAGTTCGTATCCTACGCGATGTTCGGCCACCAGCTCCTCATCCCCATTCCGGACCTGGACCACACGAAGCACCTGCTGGTGCTGGGCGCCAACCCGCTCGCCTCCAATGGCAGCTTGATGACGGCGCCGGACATCCGCGCGCGGCTGCGAGCCCTCCAGGAGCGCGGCGGCAAGCTCGTCGTCGTGGACCCACGCCGCACGGAGACGGCCGCCATCGCCGACACGCACGTCTTCATCCGCCCCGGAACCGACGCGCTGCTGCTCCTCGCGCTGGTGCACGTGGCCCTGGTGGAGCACCCGCCGCGCCCCCATCACTTGAGCACGCGGCTGGAGGGGCTCGACGCCGTGAAGGCGCTCGTCCGCGACTTCCCTCCCGAGCGCGCCGCGCGATACACGGGCGTCTCCGCCGAGGTGATTCGCGGGCTGGCGCGCGACTTCATCACGGCGGAGAGCGCCGTCTGCTACGGGCGCATGGGCCTGTCCACCCAGCCCTTCGGCTCGCTGTGCCAGTGGCTCATCAACGTCCTCAACATCACGACGGGAAACCTGGACCGGCGGGGCGGCGCGATGTTCACGCAGCCCGCGTTCGACATCGTCGGAGGCCCGCGCGCGATGGCGCTCGGCCGAGGCAGCCTGGGCCGCTGGAGGAGCCGCGTGCGCGGGCTGCCGGAGTTCGGCGGCGAGCTGCCCTCCGCCGTCATGGCGGAGGAGATGCTCACCCCGGGCGACGGACGCATCCGCGCGCTCGTCACGCTGGCGGGCAACCCCGTGCTGTCCACGCCCAATGGCGCGCGGCTGGAGCGCGCGCTCGCGGGCCTGGACTTCATGGTGAGCCTGGACCCGTACCTCAACGAGACCACGCGCCACGCCCACCTCATCCTCCCGCCCGTCTCCCCGCTGGAGCGCGGGCACTACGACGTGGCCTTCCATGCGCTGGCCGTGCGCAACACCGCCAAGTACTCGCCGCCCCTCTTCGAGCCCGCACCCGATGCCCACGAGGACTGGCAGACGACGCTCGAGCTCCAGCACCGCCTCGAAAACCTGCGGCGAGGCCGGCCGTCGCTGAGGAAGACGCTCCTGCACCAGACGCTGCGGCGCATGGGGCCGGAGCGGCTCCTGGACATCGGCCTGCGCATGGGGCCGTACGGCGCGCGCTTCAATCCCCTGCGAAAGGGCCTGTCCCTGGCGAAGCTGCGGGAGTCACCTCACGGCGTGGACCTGGGTCCGCTCCAGCCGTGTCTGCCAGGCCGGCTCCAGACGAAGGACCGCCGCATCCACCTGGCCCCCGAGGTCCTCCTCGCGGACCTGCAACGGCTGCGCGACACCTTCCCGGAGAGCCCCGCGCCCGGCGTGGAGACGGCGGACGGACGGCTGCTGCTCATCGGCCGGCGCCACCTGCGCGACAACAACTCCTGGATGCACAACGTGCGGGGGCTGGTGAAGGGCAAGCCGCGCTGCACGCTGATGATGCATCCAGATGACGCGGCGAGGCTGGGGCTCTCCGATGGGATGGACGCCATCGTCACCTCCCGCGTGGGCGAGGTGACGGTGCCCGTGGCGGTGACGGACGACATCATGCCGGGCGTGGTGAGCCTGCCTCACGGCTATGGCCACCGGCGCGAGGGCACCGGTCAGCGCATCGCCGCCGAGCACGCGGGCATCAGCCACAATGACCTCACGGACGAGCTGGCCGTGGACGCGCCCAGCGGCAACGCCGCCTTCAACGGTACACCGGTGACGGTGAAGCCGGCCGAGGCGCCGCGGGCTGCCGCCACACCAGCGGCGTGA
- a CDS encoding ketoacyl-ACP synthase III, with translation MYLHALGHFHPPNLLTNRFLEELGLETSEAWILERVGIRSRHTVLPLEYLRETRNRDVRVAQEAALFSNAETGARAARMALERAGLKPSDIGLVVGGGCSPDECIPAESNRVAEKLGIDAPAVDLQSACSSFCTQLHFLTGMRPERLPEYVLVVNVDNSTRVVDYSDRSSAVLWGDGSSAAVLSPRVPGRWRVTETRLAGDPSGAEKVRVPRVGHFTQHGAEVQKFAIRRSGETLLDLRGHYLARHPGKGPEDVTFIGHQANLRMLESVQRRCEVPDARHLYNVHVRGNTGAAGAPGVLSEHWDDASLGDAVVLSVVGSGLTWSGALLERVQPGTP, from the coding sequence ATGTACTTGCACGCGCTCGGTCATTTCCATCCCCCCAACCTCCTGACGAATCGCTTTCTCGAGGAGCTGGGGCTCGAGACGTCGGAGGCCTGGATTCTGGAGCGGGTGGGCATCCGTTCCCGTCACACGGTGCTGCCGCTGGAATACCTGCGGGAGACCCGCAACCGGGACGTGCGCGTGGCGCAGGAGGCGGCCCTCTTCAGCAACGCGGAGACGGGCGCCCGCGCGGCGCGCATGGCCCTGGAGCGCGCGGGGCTGAAGCCGTCCGACATCGGCCTGGTCGTGGGCGGCGGGTGCAGCCCGGACGAGTGCATCCCCGCGGAGTCCAACCGCGTGGCGGAGAAGCTGGGCATCGACGCGCCGGCGGTGGACCTCCAGAGCGCCTGCTCGTCGTTCTGCACGCAGCTGCACTTCCTCACCGGCATGCGCCCGGAGCGGCTGCCCGAGTACGTGCTGGTGGTCAACGTGGACAACTCCACGCGCGTGGTGGACTACTCGGACCGCTCCTCGGCGGTGCTGTGGGGGGATGGCTCCTCCGCGGCGGTGCTGTCGCCTCGGGTGCCCGGCCGCTGGCGCGTCACCGAGACGCGGCTCGCCGGAGACCCGTCCGGCGCGGAGAAGGTGCGGGTGCCTCGCGTGGGCCACTTCACCCAGCACGGCGCGGAGGTGCAGAAGTTCGCCATCCGCCGCTCGGGAGAGACGCTGCTGGACCTGCGAGGCCACTACCTCGCCCGGCACCCAGGCAAGGGCCCGGAGGACGTCACCTTCATCGGCCACCAGGCGAACCTGCGCATGCTGGAGTCCGTCCAGCGCCGCTGCGAGGTGCCCGATGCCCGCCACCTCTACAACGTCCACGTCCGAGGCAACACGGGCGCCGCGGGGGCACCCGGTGTGCTGAGCGAGCACTGGGACGACGCCTCGCTGGGGGACGCGGTGGTGCTGAGCGTGGTGGGCAGCGGCCTCACCTGGTCCGGCGCGCTGCTGGAGCGGGTCCAGCCCGGCACGCCGTAG